Proteins encoded in a region of the Neodiprion virginianus isolate iyNeoVirg1 chromosome 2, iyNeoVirg1.1, whole genome shotgun sequence genome:
- the LOC124299104 gene encoding uncharacterized protein LOC124299104 isoform X2: MKHHQNFTTRASISIIEQIITTAKIGNNDLRDRLSILEVIEVSRHSNQRIWTCHELRGETVTMSGFQSDSEIRDRVTKEFLRSVQNMEVQITSYNGITFLTLRSSKRSTSRRVKNVETLYFAFCKGEKYFFSGKKNMGKNYLLAMAQALGYTNTKPGKLSGRDLKSLIKLLRAKQQGAMNSKNISLPPVYPGLQPVVRSTGIDFTESKQRGEYIDKCFGTEAPKTEMLAVNIASEVWDCPELVPEMEGESGICKWEFHSTYIPGMMKKLVQRRVLTIPLPIYVQDMLIIGRNETTLRSY, encoded by the exons ATGAAGCatcatcaaaattttacaactcgtGCATCTATTAGCATCATCGAACAAATTATAACA ACTGCAAAAATTGGAAACAATGACTTAAGAGATCGACTATCAATCCTAGAAGTGATAG aggTGAGTCGGCATTCGAATCAAAGAATTTGGACATGTCACGAATTGCGTGGCGAGACCGTGACAATGTCTGGTTTTCAATCAGACAGCGAAATTCGAGATAGAGTtacaaaagaatttttgagaaGTGTGCAGAATATGGAAGTGCAAATTACGTCATACAATGGGATAACTTTTTTGACACTACGATCAAGCAAAAGGTCTACAAGTCGACGAgtcaaaaatgttgaaacttTATATTTTGCCTTTTgtaaaggagaaaaatatttcttcagtgggaagaaaaatatgggcaaaaattatttactggCTATGGCGCAAGCTTTGGGCTATACCAATACAAAGCCTGGCAAACTGTCAGGTAGAGATTTGAAATCGCTGATAAAGCTGCTTAGGGCGAAACAGCAAGGAGCGATGAACAGCAAAAATATATCTCTTCCTCCTGTCTATCCAGGGTTGCAGCCTGTAGTTCG AAGCACAGGTATAGACTTTACTGAATCAAAACAAAGAGGGGAATACATAGATAAATGTTTTGGGACTGAGGCCCCGAAAACTGAGATGCTGGCTGTTAATATTGCTTCTGAAGTGTGGGACTGTCCGGAGTTAGTTCCTGAAATGGAGGGAGAATCTGGCATTTGCAA GTGGGAATTTCACAGCACTTACATACCAGGCATGATGAAGAAATTAGTGCAGCGTCGTGTTCTGACTATTCCATTACCAATTTATGTTCAGGACATGTTGATAATAGGGAGGAATGAAACGACTTTGCGTTCATATTGA
- the LOC124299104 gene encoding uncharacterized protein LOC124299104 isoform X1: MSRTSQSVRRQLQRLIARFKFEELELAVLPIFPELTWNNLRSLLMKHHQNFTTRASISIIEQIITTAKIGNNDLRDRLSILEVIEVSRHSNQRIWTCHELRGETVTMSGFQSDSEIRDRVTKEFLRSVQNMEVQITSYNGITFLTLRSSKRSTSRRVKNVETLYFAFCKGEKYFFSGKKNMGKNYLLAMAQALGYTNTKPGKLSGRDLKSLIKLLRAKQQGAMNSKNISLPPVYPGLQPVVRSTGIDFTESKQRGEYIDKCFGTEAPKTEMLAVNIASEVWDCPELVPEMEGESGICKWEFHSTYIPGMMKKLVQRRVLTIPLPIYVQDMLIIGRNETTLRSY; the protein is encoded by the exons atgtCGCGCA CTTCGCAGAGCGTGCGTCGTCAACTGCAGCGACTGATTGCACGATTTAAGTTTGAAGAATTAGAATTAGCAGTGCTACCCATTTTTCCTGAATTGACGTGGAACAATTTGAGGTCGTTGTTGATGAAGCatcatcaaaattttacaactcgtGCATCTATTAGCATCATCGAACAAATTATAACA ACTGCAAAAATTGGAAACAATGACTTAAGAGATCGACTATCAATCCTAGAAGTGATAG aggTGAGTCGGCATTCGAATCAAAGAATTTGGACATGTCACGAATTGCGTGGCGAGACCGTGACAATGTCTGGTTTTCAATCAGACAGCGAAATTCGAGATAGAGTtacaaaagaatttttgagaaGTGTGCAGAATATGGAAGTGCAAATTACGTCATACAATGGGATAACTTTTTTGACACTACGATCAAGCAAAAGGTCTACAAGTCGACGAgtcaaaaatgttgaaacttTATATTTTGCCTTTTgtaaaggagaaaaatatttcttcagtgggaagaaaaatatgggcaaaaattatttactggCTATGGCGCAAGCTTTGGGCTATACCAATACAAAGCCTGGCAAACTGTCAGGTAGAGATTTGAAATCGCTGATAAAGCTGCTTAGGGCGAAACAGCAAGGAGCGATGAACAGCAAAAATATATCTCTTCCTCCTGTCTATCCAGGGTTGCAGCCTGTAGTTCG AAGCACAGGTATAGACTTTACTGAATCAAAACAAAGAGGGGAATACATAGATAAATGTTTTGGGACTGAGGCCCCGAAAACTGAGATGCTGGCTGTTAATATTGCTTCTGAAGTGTGGGACTGTCCGGAGTTAGTTCCTGAAATGGAGGGAGAATCTGGCATTTGCAA GTGGGAATTTCACAGCACTTACATACCAGGCATGATGAAGAAATTAGTGCAGCGTCGTGTTCTGACTATTCCATTACCAATTTATGTTCAGGACATGTTGATAATAGGGAGGAATGAAACGACTTTGCGTTCATATTGA
- the LOC124297212 gene encoding ATP-dependent DNA helicase Q5, protein MSGILLKNSLKKLFGHDDFKSDTQKRATLAVYQRKKDVYICMPTGSGKSLCFQLPAVLQENKVALIFSPLIALIKNQVDILQSLKINAKCLNSKTPLEEKAAILKDLQSKKPKIKMLYITPEMGATRTFENVVMELQNSKVISYIVIDEAHCLSQWGHDFRPAYRQLGRYREICSDIPMIALTATADKEVVEDIFRTLKMKDPLNFTLPVFRQNLYYDVWFIEPLANPYVHLKNFIIDALGPLNESVPKEKRNCGIIYCRKKDDTELLAEKLSSMGITTLAYHAGLTTKVRNATQNRWTVGEVPVIAATCSFGMGVDKGSVRFVVHWTVPQTVGSYYQESGRAGRDGKPAFCRVYFSKVENGVISFILRNAKDENTQLAVSKWKSFEKMVSYCTEAKCRHAVFSKHFGDKPPACVSQCDCCENRKIVEQRIDQFVNCSSNVRKPMTNQANDGFGLAKYDTFQADTDSDGDGTSSDAITAQEKREARELIQQQFALRRGKQKSVTAKKQSTLTLLKSNVQSADATAVKVKGLTIELREHFYKLLTEELMKNWKLFKNHQALISLSENDINSLAKNLEYSIFCRTTAVNVYKVNIAKLVCTLTTSNRAQVLDANLEHYEPNATNISAYQVSNKPKLGKQEALRSSNGFVLAKDLYNNSKQLDNKNKSNKNPSISDFMIKLSDAKVDESKIKHENESKTPSEITKNLKTHHSSETSDMDVSKKRKSDAISIIDLASNSSKKMKLETNEIVEENVHLSKNQTDELDVLDVDCRKPLNDQKIDRHDCKSNFRNFDGKVKDSSSSSNSVSVSKDSVVQKLENKARFSGPNAVSKSTSVSTEKVSDIDVPERRKSHKKSTAIHKHSVDKCRGESHAKNCEDLLSSIKSALNPYYKDQFIRDRETFKTIAKIIHTNLKSNRTYDRREINAIVLEYIRKLSRK, encoded by the exons ATGTCtggaattttgttgaaaaatagcCTTAAGAAATTATTCGGTCACGATGATTTTAAAAGTGACACCCAAAAACGTGCAACTCTTGCTGTTTACCAAA gGAAGAAAGATGTGTACATCTGTATGCCGACAGGGTCAGGAAAGTCGTTGTGCTTTCAACTGCCAGCAGTTCTCCAGGAGAATAAAGTTGCACTAATCTTTTCTCCATTGATAGCTTTGATAAAg AATCAAGTCGACATTTTACAGTCTTTGAAAATCAATGCTAAATGTCTCAATTCCAAGACGCCTCTGGAAGAAAAAGCTGCAATATTGAAAGATTTGCAGTCAAAAAAACCTAAAATCAAGATGTTGTACATCACACCGGAAATGGGTGCTACACGCACATTTGAG AATGTAGTAATGGAATTACAAAACTCTAAAGTAATTTCATACATCGTGATCGACGAAGCTCACTGTTTGAGTCAGTGGGGTCACGATTTTCGACCCGCTTATAGGCAATTGGGACGATACAGAGAAATATGTTCCGATATTCCCATGATAGCTCTAACAGCAACGGCTGACAAAGAG GTTGTTGAAGACATATTTAGAACGTTAAAAATGAAGGATCCACTCAATTTTACACTTCCGGTATTTCGCCAAAATCTTTATTACGACGTCTGGTTCATTGAGCCCTTGGCTAATCCATATGTGCATTTGAAAAACTTCATAATAGATGCATTAGGGCCGTTGAATGAGTCGGTTCCAAAA gAAAAGAGAAACTGCGGCATAATTTATTGCCGCAAGAAAGATGACACTGAACTTTTGGCTGAGAAATTAAGTTCAATGGGCATCACAACTTTGGCTTATCATGCAG GACTAACAACTAAAGTCCGTAATGCAACTCAGAATAGGTGGACTGTTGGAGAAGTGCCAGTTATCGCAGCAACTTGCAGTTTTGGAATGGGAGTCGACAAGGGATCTGTCag GTTCGTTGTGCATTGGACGGTTCCTCAAACAGTTGGCAGCTATTATCAGGAGTCCGGAAGGGCGGGAAGAGACGGAAAACCGGCGTTCTGTCGGGTTTATTTCAGTAAAGTTGAAAATGGCGTGATCAGCTTCATCCTACGTAATGCCAAGGACGAAAATACTCAATTAGCAGTTTCTAAGTGGAAGAGCTTTGAAAAAATGGTTTCTTACTGCACGGAGGCAAA atGTCGTCATGCTGtgttttcaaaacattttggTGACAAGCCACCAGCTTGTGTAAGCCAATGTGATTGCTGTGAAAATCGAAAGATAGTGGAGCAACGTATTGATCAGTTCGTAAACTGCAGTTCCAATGTTCGAAAGCCAATGACAAATCAGGCCAACGATGGTTTCGGTCTTGCTAAGTACGACACCTT CCAGGCAGATACTGATTCCGATGGTGATGGAACATCCAGCGATGCAATCACGGCGCAAGAGAAACGTGAAGCTAGAGAATTGATTCAGCAACAATTTGCCTTGCGTAGAGGGAAACAAAAATCTGTTACG GCGAAAAAACAGAGCACTTTGACTTTGTTAAAATCAAATGTCCAATCCGCTGATGCGACTGCTGTTAAAGTGAAGGGCTTAACAATTGAG TTGCGGGAACATTTTTACAAGTTATTGACAGaagaattgatgaaaaattggaaactttttaaaaatcaccAAGCGTTGATTTCGCTCAGCGAAAACGATATTAATTCCTTGGCGAAAAAtcttgaatattcaattttttgccGCACGACCGCCGTCAATGTCTACAAAGTTAACATTGCAAAATTG GTTTGTACATTGACAACGTCAAACCGTGCACAGGTACTTGACGCTAATTTGGAACACTATGAGCCAAATGCAACTAACATTTCAGCCTACCAAGTATCGAATAAACCAAAACTAGGCAAACAAGAAGCTTTGCGTTCCTCCAATGGCTTTGTACTTGCAAAAGACCTTTACAATAATTCCAAACAACTGGACAACAAGAACAAGTCTAACAAAAATCCGAGTATATCTGATTTCATGATCAAATTGAGCGATGCAAAAGTGGATGAGTCGAAAATCAAACACGAAAACGAATCTAAAACTCCTTCGGAGAttaccaaaaatttgaaaactcaTCACTCCAGTGAAACGAGTGACATGGATGTTAGCAAAAAGCGAAAATCTGATGCAATATCAATAATTGACTTGGCGTCTAACAGTtcgaagaaaatgaaattggaaACTAATGAAATAGTCGAAGAAAACGTACATTTATCCAAAAATCAAACAGATGAGCTCGACGTGCTCGATGTTGATTGCAGAAAACCGTtaaatgatcaaaaaattgataggCATGActgtaaaagtaatttcaGGAATTTTGACGGCAAAGTAAAAGACAGCAGTTCATCATCCAATAGTGTTTCTGTATCTAAGGATAGTGTTGtacaaaaattggaaaacaagGCAAGGTTTTCAGGGCCAAATGCAGTAAGCAAAAGCACGTCGGTATCGACAGAAAAAGTATCGGACATCGATGTGCCTGAAAGACGGAAATCCCACAAAAAATCAACAGCGATTCATAAGCATTCAGTGGATAAATGCAGAGGAGAGAGTCATGCTAAAAACTGCGAAGATCTACTTTCATCGATCAAAAGTGCACTGAACCCTTATTACAAAGATCAGTTCATCCGGGACAGAGAAACCTTCAAAACAATtgcgaaaattattcatacgaatttgaaaagtaatcGCACTTATG ATCGACGAGAGATTAATGCGATTGTGTTGGAGTACATAAGAAAACTCAGTCGAAAATAG